The Sandaracinaceae bacterium genomic sequence GTCGACCTCTACGTCGGCGGCGCAGAGCACGCCGTGTTGCACCTGCTCTACGCGCGCTTCTGGCACAAGGTCCTCTTCGACGAGGGCAAGCTCCCGGTGAAGGAGCCCTTCCAGAAGCTCGTGCACCAGGGCATGATCCTCGGCGAGATCGAGTACACGGCGTACCGCAAGGCGGGGGCGCTCGTCAGCGCCCAGCACGTGAAGTCGCTCGACGGCGGCAAGCTGATCGACGCGCGGGACGAGGCCGAGGTCGAGGCCGAGAAGGTCGACCCCGAGAAGGCCATCAAGAGGGGCCAGAGCTTCGTGCTCGAGGGCCACGAGGACATCGCGCTCGACGCGCGGGCCCACAAGATGAGCAAGGCGCGCGGCAACGTCGTCAACCCCGACGACGTCGTGCAGAAGTTCGGTGCCGACTCGCTGCGCCTCTACGAGATGTTCATGGGCCCGCTCGAGGCGACCAAGCCCTGGAACACCGAGAGCATCCAGGGCGTGCGCCGCTTCCTCGACCGCCTCTGGAAGGTGGCGACCGGCGCCCTCACCGACGACGCGCCGAGCGACGGCGTGCTGCGCCTGACCCACAAGACCATCCAGAAGGTCACCCAGGACATCGAGGCGATGCGCTTCAACACCGCCATCAGCGCGATGATGGTGCTGAACAACGAGCTGCACGGGCTCGCGGCCGCGCCTCGCGAGAGCGTCGAGGCGCTCGTCCAGCTGGTGCACCCCTTCGCGCCGCACTTCGCGGAGGAGGTCTGGGAGCGGCTCGGACACGCGCCGTCCATCCAGAACGCGCCGTGGCCGAAGTTCGACCCGAAGCTCGTCGTCGACGACGTGGTCGAGGTGCCGGTTCAGATCAACGGCAAGGTGCGTGGACGCATCCAGGTCGCCAAGGACGCCGACGAGGCGACGGCCGTCGCCGCGGCGGAGGCCGAAGCGGACGTCGCGTCGCAGCTCGAGGGCAAGACCGTGGTCAAGCGGATCTGGGTGCCCGGCCGGATCCTCAACCTGATCGTGAAGTAGCGCTCAGCGGCACGCGCGCAGGCTGGTCATCCTGAGCTGCGACGCGCCGCCGGCGTCCACGAAGACGGCGGCGACGACCACGTCCAGAGCGTCCGGCGTCATGTGCGTCCCGATGGCGACGTCTTCGACCCGCCCGCCCGTCCCGATCGACGGCATCGCCGGCCCGAAGCGATGCAGCGTGCCGTCCGCGGCGACCGCGCGCAGCCCGACCTCGTCGCCGCCCGAGGGGCCCGGGTTGGCGGAGGCGAGCAGCCCGAAGTCGTCCGCCTCGGCGAGGGCGGGCAGACGCACGGGCGGGCCCTCCATCACGGGTGCGTGGGCCGCGCTCGAGGCGCAGGCCGCGGGGTTGGTGTCGGCGCAGTCGCCGGGGAGGGTGAAGGTGCGCGCGTTGTTGGGCAGCGACGCGTCGACCACCAGCCCCACATAGTTGTCGCGCAGCCGCGCGAGGACCCCGCGATGCGCGTCTCCCACGAAGCCGAGCGGCGCGGTGTCGACGGCGTTGCCGTCCCACAGCCACGTCGCCGCGTCTGCGTTGCCGATGATCACGCCGTCCGCGGCGGCGATCCACGTGTCGTGCTGCGTGGGTCGCACGGACGGGAGCGGCGCGCTGTTGTTTCCCGACGCGGTGAGCAGGGCGATCAGCGAGGAGCCGGCGGCGACACGCACACGATAGGCGATCGCGGCCCGCGCCTCGTAGTCGAAGACCCGCACCGGCCACGGCACGCCCATGCTGGTCTCGGTCACGGACTGCACGACGCCGCCCCCGGCGGCGAGCAGACGCGCCTCCGCCGTGCCCGACGGAGTCTCGCCCCACACCCCCCCGGCGACGGCGCCCGAGCGGAGGCGGCGGAGCTCGTAGGCCGACACGTTTCGGTAGCCGGCCGTGGAGGCGGCCAGCATGGTCTCGTTCGAGATCGGACCGTCGAACCGCACGCCGGTGACGAACGCGCGTCGCGGGCTGACGTCTCCGGCGCCGTGGTGCACGATGACCGCGTCCGCGCCGTCGAAGCCGACCTCCGGATTCACGAACACCGAGAGCAGGTGCCCCTCGGGGGGACTCGAGAGCATGTCGATGTCGGGCACGGTGACGGGAGCGGTCTGACCGACCTTGCTGTATCCCCGGTCCCCGAACAGCGCGCCCCACCGGGGGCTGCCGCAGGTGTCGTCCATCGGCGCCCCGCAGTCGGGGAAGCGGTCCGGGTACACGTCGGGGTTCTCGTCGTCGCAGTCCGCGGGGACCATGGGGCGCTCGCATTCGGGCGTCATGCGAGGGAAGCCGTCTCCGTCGCGGTCGCAGCCTTCGATCGCCGGCTCGCAGCGCCCCTCGACGCAGCTGGAGTCACTGGCGCAGTCCCCGCTCTCGCGGCACTGGACGCACCCGACCCCGGGCTCGCAGATGGGCGTCGGTGCGCTGCAGTCGGCGCTGCTGACGCACGAGGCCGAGACGCATTCGAAGTCGCTGCAGCGCTCGCCCGCGCCGCAGTCCCCGTCGCCGAGGCACTCGGCGCACTCTCCGTCCGGCGCGCAGAACGGCGCCATCGCGGTGCAGTCGTCGTTTCCGTCGCAGCCGCAGAAGGCGGGGCCCTCGAGGCACTCCTGCCCGAACGGGTGGCCCGCGCACTCTGCGTCGGCCTCGCAGTCGTCGACGCACTCGCCTTCGACGCAGAAGAAGCGCCCCTCCGCGTTGGCGGTCGGGTCGTTCAAGCACTCCCCGTGCGAGCTACACTCCTGGCCGTCGCTCCCGACGTGGCGCGAGCCGTCGAAGACGAGCGAGCAGCCCGAAGCGAGCACGAGCGCGGCGAGCATCGCCGCGGCGCGCATCAGAAGCTCCCTCGGACGGCGGCGCCACCGCCGCTCGGTCCCACCCACGGCGTGAGCGAGGCGCTCTCCGTGTCGCCGCCGTCGTCACCGCCGTCGTCACCGCCGACGAGGAGCAGGACCGCGCCGAGGGCGGCGCCCGCGAGCGCCACGCCGAAGCCGATGTCCGTGACGAGCGCGAAGGTTTGCAGATCCGCGACGTCCGCGTCGGTGCAGCCGCTCATGCAGCGCTCCGCGAGGTTGCCGTCTTCGACGATGGTGAGGCTGCCCGTGATGGCGACCATCACCACGCCGACGGCGGCGACGGAGAAGCCCGCGATGGCGCCGACGTTCGGGCCGCCTCCGCTCGGCGCGGCGCCACCGGGATCGGCGCTGGCCTCGACCTCGACGCTCGCGGCGACGTCCGTCGCCTCCGCGGCGTCCACCTCTGCGTTCTCGTCGCTGTCGGTCTGGGTCGACTGCGCCTCGATGCGCTCACGGAAGTTCCGGACCCGCAGCTCCAGGTTCGCGCGGTTGGGGACGTCCTGCACCTCCTCGAGGAAGCGCTCGAGGTGGCTGACCGCGTTCTCGAGGTCGCCCATGCCCTGGTAGGCGAGCGAGAGGTTGTAGAGCAGCTCCGGGCGCTGGCTCAGCTCGTAGGCGTGTCGCCACTCCCGCAGCGCGTCCTCGTAGCTGCCGGCCTCGTAATAGGAGGCGCCGGCCTGGAAATGGAGGCGCGCGCGATCCTGGGCGCCCTGGTCGGCGAGGGGCAGATG encodes the following:
- a CDS encoding tetratricopeptide repeat protein, whose translation is MEHWVRALLVAAAILGGVSTAMAQEEEPDEDRQHLPLADQGAQDRARLHFQAGASYYEAGSYEDALREWRHAYELSQRPELLYNLSLAYQGMGDLENAVSHLERFLEEVQDVPNRANLELRVRNFRERIEAQSTQTDSDENAEVDAAEATDVAASVEVEASADPGGAAPSGGGPNVGAIAGFSVAAVGVVMVAITGSLTIVEDGNLAERCMSGCTDADVADLQTFALVTDIGFGVALAGAALGAVLLLVGGDDGGDDGGDTESASLTPWVGPSGGGAAVRGSF